In Nostoc sp. UHCC 0926, a single genomic region encodes these proteins:
- a CDS encoding DUF4327 family protein has translation MTQQVIHPMVKLQRNVQSLIESNIIKPSDSIWKIALLYGNEWQHWKQELLDFGFSMQDPVSELLAVETWDEE, from the coding sequence ATGACTCAGCAAGTGATTCACCCAATGGTGAAATTGCAGCGCAACGTGCAATCACTCATAGAATCGAACATTATCAAGCCAAGCGATAGCATCTGGAAAATCGCTTTGCTCTACGGCAATGAATGGCAGCACTGGAAACAGGAACTGCTTGACTTTGGCTTTAGTATGCAAGACCCAGTTAGTGAATTGCTAGCTGTAGAAACTTGGGATGAGGAGTAG
- a CDS encoding tetratricopeptide repeat protein, with product MPGSWEEYLITRKKQIERRQKIVTIVSMFSFFGSTVFAVIPVIQQASQPKPAIASPSAESVLQQQARGYELVLQREPENQLALEKLSLVRLQLKDAKGAMELLEKLVKLHPERQDYKVVLEQIKKEQGKSNSQTNNQPKPN from the coding sequence ATGCCTGGTTCATGGGAAGAATACCTAATCACTCGCAAAAAGCAGATTGAGCGGCGACAAAAGATTGTAACGATAGTGTCGATGTTCTCGTTTTTTGGATCTACGGTATTTGCAGTCATTCCAGTAATCCAACAGGCTAGCCAACCTAAGCCAGCAATTGCGTCTCCTTCTGCTGAGTCAGTATTACAGCAACAGGCGCGGGGCTACGAGCTGGTTTTACAACGGGAACCAGAAAACCAACTGGCTTTGGAGAAACTGTCTTTGGTGCGGTTGCAATTGAAGGATGCTAAGGGTGCAATGGAACTTTTGGAGAAGCTGGTGAAGTTGCACCCCGAACGCCAAGATTACAAAGTTGTATTAGAGCAGATTAAGAAAGAACAAGGCAAAAGTAATTCCCAGACAAATAACCAGCCCAAGCCTAATTAA